One Myripristis murdjan chromosome 17, fMyrMur1.1, whole genome shotgun sequence DNA segment encodes these proteins:
- the LOC115375542 gene encoding tripartite motif-containing protein 16-like — protein sequence MAQRGIQPDSAKYCCSICLDLLKDPVTIPCGHSYCMSCIKSCWDGEEQREIHSCPQCRQTFTPRPVLVKNTMLAELLVDMKKMGLQAAPPDLCFAGPGDVACDVCTGRKLKALKSCLTCPASYCEQHLQPHYDAAPLKKHKLVEATVQLQKNICSRHDEVMKIFCRTDQQCICYLCSMDEHKGHHTVSAAAERTKRQKELGLSRQKIQQRIQDTEKDVKVLQQEVEAINRSADKAVKDSEKIFTGLIHLIDKRGSDVKQQIRSQQKEEVSRAEELQQKLKQEIAELRRKDAELEQLSHTEDHIHFLHNYPSLSRLSESTHSPSNNIRPLSYFEDVTAAVSELREKLQDLLSEEWSKISLTVTGVDVLLSQPEPKTRAEFLQYSCQITLDPNTAHTRLSLSEGNRKVTYIGNNQSHPPHRERFTERLQVLSRESLTGRCYWEVERRGDYVSIAVAYKDISRTGNDSQFGFNDTSWTLYCSNNQFIHNSIRTLTSVPVSSRVGVYLDHTAGILSFYNVSETMTLLHRVQTTFTQPLHAGILFSGLLLKIGTSAQFCQLK from the coding sequence ATGGCGCAGAGAGGAATTCAGCCGGACTCGGCAAAATACTGCTGTTCGATCTGTCTGGATCTACTAAAGGATCCGGTgactattccctgtggacacagctactgcatgagctgtattaaaagctgctgggatggagaggagcagagggaaatCCACAGCTGCCCCcagtgcagacaaaccttcacaccaagacctgtcctggtgaaaaacaccatgttagcagAGTTACTGGTGGACATGAAGAAgatgggactccaagctgctcctcctgatctctgctttgctggacctggagatgtggcctgtgatgtctgcactgggagaaagctgaaagccctcaagtcctgtctgaCGTGTCCAgcctcttactgtgagcagcacctccagcctcactatgATGCAGctccattaaagaaacacaagctggtggaagccactgtgcagcttcagaagaacatctgctctcgtcacgatgaggtgatgaagattttctgccgcactgatcagcagtgtatctgttatctctgctccatggatgaacataaaggccaccacacagtctcagctgcagcagaaaggaccaagaggcagaaagagctcgggctgagtcggcaaaaaatccagcagagaatccaggacacagagaaagacgtgaaggtgcttcagcaggaggtggaggccatcaatcgctctgctgataaagcagtgaaGGACAGTGAGAAGATCTTCACTGGGCTGATCCATTTGATTGACAAAAGAgggtctgatgtgaagcagcagatcagatcccagcagaaagaggaagtgagtcgggctgaagaaCTTCAgcagaagctgaagcaggaaatcgctgagctgaggaggaaagacgctgagctggagcagctctcacatacagaggatcacatccattttctacacaACTACCCCTCGCTGTCAcgtctcagtgaatctacacactcacccagcaaCAATatccgtcctctgagctactttgaggatgtgactgcagctgtgtcagagctgagagagaaactacaggaccttcttagtgaggaatggtccaagatctcactgacagtgactggagtggatGTTCTGCTGtcacaaccagagcccaagaccagagctgaattcttacaatattcatgtcaaatcacactggatccaaacacagcacacacacggctctcattatctgaggggaacagaaaagTGACATATATCGGAAACAATCAGTCACATCCTCCTCACCGAGAAAGATTCACTGAAAGGCTTCAAGTCCTGagtagagagagtctgactggacgttgttactgggaggtggagaggaggggagattATGTTTCAATAGCAGTTGCATACAAGGATATTAGCAGAACAGGGAATGACAGCCAGTTTGGATTCAATGACACGTCTTGGACATTATATTGTTCTAACAATCAGTTCATACATAACAGCATCAGAACTCTCACATCagtccctgtgtcctccagagtaggagtgtacctggatcacacagcaggtattctgtccttctacaacgtctctgaaaccatgactctcctccacagagtccagaccacattcactcagcctctaCATGCTGGAATTCTGTTTTCTGGTTTACTTTTAAAAATTGGAACCTCGGCTCAGTTTTGTCagctcaagtag